A part of Acidobacteriota bacterium genomic DNA contains:
- the msrB gene encoding peptide-methionine (R)-S-oxide reductase MsrB, with amino-acid sequence MGEQKTVSRASADAEFTPLEKPADEWQALLPADSYRVLFREATEPAGTSELNHEKREGTFICAACHLPLFESSAKYESGTGWPSFFAAIPGRVDTRVDFKLILPRTEYHCIRCGGHQGHVFRDGPPPTGQRYCNNGVALRFVPAGEELPRLRT; translated from the coding sequence ATGGGCGAGCAGAAGACGGTGAGCCGGGCGTCCGCGGACGCCGAGTTCACGCCTCTCGAGAAACCGGCCGACGAGTGGCAGGCGCTGCTGCCGGCCGACTCCTACCGCGTGTTGTTCCGTGAAGCCACCGAGCCGGCCGGGACGAGCGAGTTGAACCACGAGAAGCGCGAGGGCACGTTCATCTGCGCGGCCTGCCACCTGCCGTTGTTCGAGTCGTCCGCGAAGTACGAGAGCGGCACCGGCTGGCCCAGTTTCTTCGCCGCCATCCCGGGCCGGGTGGACACGAGAGTCGACTTCAAGCTGATCCTTCCCCGCACCGAGTACCACTGCATCCGCTGCGGCGGCCACCAGGGGCATGTCTTCCGGGACGGCCCGCCGCCGACCGGCCAGCGTTACTGCAACAACGGGGTCGCCCTCCGGTTCGTTCCAGCCGGTGAGGAGCTGCCGCGACTTCGCACCTGA
- a CDS encoding TVP38/TMEM64 family protein — protein sequence MTTSRRIALGFWLVVTVGLSGLYAVRPDLIEPSNLVALFRQSGPLVLVGYVVVSLARPVTLIPGTVLVVVGTLLFPDRYWTVFAISLGCVVASSGLVYWFFDFLGLSELFERKHAERIRWLEAQMARRGFWIVAGWSLFPIIPTDVICYVAGSLRMPFGRFLVAVALGKLPLVAFYVTGGTWLFG from the coding sequence ATGACCACCAGCCGGCGCATCGCCCTCGGGTTCTGGCTCGTCGTGACGGTGGGGCTCAGCGGGCTCTACGCGGTGCGGCCGGACCTTATTGAGCCGTCGAACCTCGTCGCCCTGTTCCGGCAGTCGGGACCCTTGGTGCTGGTCGGCTACGTCGTCGTGAGCCTCGCGCGGCCGGTGACCCTGATTCCCGGCACGGTGCTGGTCGTCGTAGGCACGCTGCTTTTTCCGGACCGCTACTGGACGGTCTTCGCCATCTCGCTGGGCTGCGTTGTCGCTTCGTCGGGGCTGGTCTACTGGTTCTTTGACTTCCTCGGCCTCTCGGAGCTGTTCGAGCGGAAGCACGCCGAGCGTATTCGCTGGCTCGAGGCGCAGATGGCGCGCCGGGGATTCTGGATCGTCGCCGGCTGGTCGCTCTTTCCGATCATCCCCACCGACGTGATCTGCTACGTGGCGGGGTCGCTCCGGATGCCCTTCGGCCGCTTCCTCGTGGCGGTCGCGTTGGGGAAGCTGCCGCTCGTCGCCTTCTACGTCACGGGTGGCACCTGGCTGTTCGGTTGA
- a CDS encoding NAD(P)(+) transhydrogenase (Re/Si-specific) subunit beta: MDSTVINLIYLVASVLFILGIRGLTHPRTAVRGNLMGATGMLLAVVATLLDQEIFGAGTEAFIWIAAGVGLGAAIGATLALRIAMTAMPEMVALLNAFGGGASALVAGAVLVSEPDPAVQTTVATVASGLIGSVTFWGSLVAFDKLRGLLLPDRPVVFPGQQVLNAALGLVALGCGALVVADAGIGGLSPVGYYAALVGVASILGILLTIPIGGADMPVAIALLNSYSGLAAASTGFVLSNNILIITGSLVGASGLILTRIMCKAMNRSLVNVLVGAIAEGGGAKADADSVYAGRVKSTSAEEVAMLFDGARRVVVVPGYGLAVSQAQHQVRDLANLLEERGIEVEYAIHPVAGRMPGHMNVLLAEADVDYDKLKEMDAINPSFEQTDVSLVIGANDIVNPDARNDPSSPIAGMPILNVDQSRTVVIIKRSLSPGFAGIPNPLFAADNSLMFFGDGKKAVLDLIAAVKEA, translated from the coding sequence GTGGACAGCACCGTCATCAACCTCATCTACCTCGTCGCCTCGGTCCTCTTCATCCTGGGGATCCGCGGGCTTACGCACCCGCGCACCGCGGTCCGCGGCAACCTGATGGGGGCCACGGGCATGCTGCTCGCCGTGGTGGCGACCCTGCTGGACCAGGAAATCTTCGGCGCCGGAACCGAGGCATTCATTTGGATTGCGGCCGGCGTCGGCCTCGGCGCGGCAATCGGCGCGACGCTCGCGCTCCGGATCGCGATGACCGCGATGCCGGAAATGGTGGCGCTGCTGAACGCGTTCGGCGGCGGCGCCTCCGCCCTGGTCGCCGGGGCGGTGCTCGTGAGCGAGCCGGATCCGGCGGTGCAGACGACCGTCGCCACCGTCGCCTCGGGCCTGATCGGCTCGGTCACGTTCTGGGGGAGCCTGGTCGCCTTCGACAAGCTGCGCGGCCTGCTGCTGCCCGACCGGCCGGTGGTCTTTCCGGGCCAGCAGGTGCTGAACGCCGCGCTCGGCCTCGTTGCGCTGGGTTGCGGCGCCCTGGTGGTGGCGGACGCTGGGATTGGCGGCCTCAGCCCCGTCGGCTACTACGCGGCGCTCGTGGGAGTGGCCTCGATCCTGGGCATTCTGCTGACGATCCCGATCGGCGGCGCCGACATGCCGGTCGCCATCGCGCTGCTCAACTCCTACTCCGGCCTCGCCGCCGCCTCGACCGGCTTCGTCCTCAGCAACAACATCCTTATCATCACCGGCTCGCTCGTCGGCGCCTCGGGGCTCATCCTGACCCGGATCATGTGCAAGGCGATGAACCGCTCGCTCGTGAACGTGCTCGTCGGCGCCATCGCGGAAGGGGGCGGCGCCAAGGCCGACGCCGATTCGGTATACGCGGGGCGGGTCAAGAGCACGTCCGCCGAAGAGGTGGCGATGCTGTTCGACGGCGCGCGCCGGGTCGTCGTCGTCCCGGGCTATGGCCTCGCGGTGTCGCAGGCCCAGCACCAGGTGCGCGACCTCGCCAACCTGCTCGAGGAACGCGGCATCGAGGTCGAGTACGCCATCCATCCGGTGGCCGGCCGGATGCCGGGGCACATGAACGTGCTGCTGGCCGAGGCGGACGTCGACTACGACAAGCTGAAGGAGATGGACGCCATCAATCCCTCGTTCGAGCAGACCGACGTCAGCCTCGTGATTGGCGCCAACGACATCGTCAACCCTGACGCCCGCAACGATCCGTCGAGCCCCATCGCGGGCATGCCGATCCTCAACGTCGATCAGTCGCGGACGGTCGTGATCATCAAGCGGAGCCTCTCCCCCGGCTTCGCCGGCATCCCCAACCCGCTGTTCGCCGCCGACAACTCGCTGATGTTCTTCGGCGACGGCAAGAAGGCGGTGCTGGACCTGATCGCGGCGGTCAAAGAGGCATAG
- a CDS encoding PQQ-binding-like beta-propeller repeat protein — MRHVRNRSDARTGWVLALVAGLLCASIGLAAQEEGTRNGEWPSYGGDLAHTRYSPLDQIDGGNFNDLEVAWSFRTDNFGPRPEFFLQVTPLMVDGTLYATVGTRRAAVALDAATGELLWFHRYDEGERGEAAPRRLSGRGLTYVDDGGDGKIFYVTPGYHLIGLNAKTGRRLSDFGTDGIVDLKTQLDQDIDLVTGEIGLHAAPVAVGDTIVIGAAHLPGGAPASMTNVKGFIRGYDTRTGDRKWIFHTIPQGDEFGNDTWEGDSWRYTGNTGVWAQMTIDPELRMAYLPIEMPTNDYYGGHRLGDNLFSDSLVAVDLDTGERKWHFQITHHDVWDWDLPAAPVLTDITVDGREIKAVTLPTKQSWLFVFDRETGEPVWPIEEQPVAPSDIPGERLAPTQPHPTRPPAFDQQGIGPDDLIDFTPELRQRALEVLNRFRYGRSIYTPPSVGSADGTFGTLQVPASTGGVNWPGGSFDPETGIFYQFSKTEVTNLGLVNDPERSDMNFIRGRAEGISARDEALNVEGISIIKPPWGRISAIDLNRGEIVWQVAHGETADNIRNHRLLEGVDVPRTGRPGRVGTLVTKTLVIAGDGGSWTNEDGETGAMLRAYDKATGEELGQVWMPAQQTGSPMTYTVDGKQYIVVAVSGGGYGGEFLAFALP, encoded by the coding sequence ATGCGACACGTCCGCAACCGATCTGACGCCCGCACGGGCTGGGTGCTGGCCCTGGTGGCCGGCCTCCTCTGCGCCTCCATCGGGCTGGCCGCGCAGGAGGAGGGGACCCGGAACGGGGAATGGCCGAGTTACGGCGGCGACCTCGCGCACACCCGGTACTCGCCTCTCGATCAAATCGACGGCGGCAACTTCAACGACCTCGAAGTGGCCTGGTCGTTCCGCACCGACAACTTCGGGCCGCGGCCGGAGTTCTTCCTCCAGGTCACGCCGCTGATGGTGGACGGCACGCTCTACGCCACGGTCGGCACCCGGCGGGCGGCGGTCGCGCTGGACGCCGCGACCGGCGAGCTGCTCTGGTTCCACCGCTACGACGAAGGTGAGCGGGGCGAAGCGGCGCCGCGCCGGCTGTCGGGCCGGGGACTCACCTACGTGGATGACGGCGGCGACGGAAAGATCTTCTACGTCACCCCCGGTTACCACCTCATCGGGCTGAATGCGAAGACCGGCCGGCGCCTGTCGGACTTCGGCACCGACGGCATCGTCGACCTGAAGACGCAGCTCGATCAGGACATCGACCTCGTTACCGGCGAGATCGGCCTGCACGCCGCCCCCGTCGCGGTCGGCGACACGATCGTCATCGGCGCCGCGCACCTCCCGGGCGGCGCCCCGGCGTCGATGACCAACGTCAAGGGGTTCATCCGCGGCTACGACACGCGTACGGGCGACCGCAAGTGGATCTTCCACACCATCCCGCAGGGAGACGAATTCGGCAACGACACCTGGGAAGGCGATTCGTGGCGCTACACCGGCAACACCGGCGTCTGGGCGCAGATGACGATCGACCCGGAACTGCGCATGGCCTACCTGCCCATCGAGATGCCGACGAACGACTACTACGGTGGGCACCGCCTCGGCGACAACCTCTTTTCGGACAGTCTTGTGGCGGTCGACCTCGACACGGGCGAGCGGAAGTGGCACTTCCAGATCACCCACCACGACGTCTGGGACTGGGATCTGCCGGCGGCGCCGGTGCTGACCGACATTACCGTCGACGGCCGCGAGATCAAGGCCGTTACGCTCCCGACCAAGCAGTCGTGGCTCTTCGTTTTCGACCGGGAGACGGGCGAGCCGGTATGGCCGATCGAGGAACAGCCGGTGGCCCCCTCAGACATCCCGGGAGAGCGGCTCGCGCCGACGCAGCCGCACCCGACCAGGCCGCCCGCCTTCGATCAGCAGGGGATCGGTCCGGACGACCTGATCGACTTCACGCCGGAGCTGCGCCAGCGCGCGCTCGAGGTGCTGAACCGTTTCCGCTACGGACGCTCGATCTACACCCCGCCGTCGGTCGGGTCGGCCGACGGGACGTTCGGCACCCTGCAGGTGCCCGCCTCGACCGGCGGCGTGAACTGGCCGGGCGGCTCGTTCGATCCCGAAACCGGCATCTTCTACCAGTTCTCGAAGACCGAGGTGACCAACCTCGGCCTGGTGAACGATCCGGAACGGTCCGACATGAACTTCATCCGCGGCCGGGCGGAAGGAATCAGCGCGCGCGACGAAGCGCTGAATGTCGAGGGTATCTCCATCATCAAGCCGCCGTGGGGCCGGATCAGCGCAATCGACCTGAATCGCGGCGAGATTGTCTGGCAGGTCGCGCACGGCGAGACCGCCGACAACATCCGCAACCACCGGCTGCTCGAAGGGGTGGACGTTCCTCGCACCGGCCGGCCCGGCCGCGTCGGAACGCTCGTCACCAAGACCCTCGTGATCGCCGGCGACGGCGGCTCGTGGACGAATGAAGACGGCGAGACGGGCGCGATGCTCCGGGCCTACGACAAGGCGACGGGCGAGGAGCTGGGTCAGGTCTGGATGCCGGCGCAGCAAACCGGGTCGCCGATGACCTACACGGTCGACGGAAAGCAGTACATCGTCGTCGCGGTGAGCGGTGGAGGCTACGGAGGCGAGTTCCTCGCTTTCGCCCTGCCATGA
- a CDS encoding carbohydrate binding family 9 domain-containing protein: MWTFCGRVMAALAIALLAASGAAAQSVEEADGSASFGPNRVLADDTRPPSLDPEYGALADRPRVRAARIDTPPEIDGRLDDEAWLEAALLTEFVQQSPLDGAPATERTEIYIAYDSDHIYFGFYLHYEDPGILRANRVDRDTSWQDDLMTIYIDTFMDQQRCYDFDLNAYNVQGDGVINASNLRGGPIPIADRSWDTLFYSGAEIVDDGYTAEMAIPFKSIRYPQQAPGVEHRWGFQVVREVKGKNQENIVWAPMSRDVQSFMAQMGVLEGMTDLSTSRNLEILPTFTAIQYGSLDDASGDWVGQGTSPEGGVNLKYGITSNLTADFTANPDFSQIESDEAQIDVNQRFPLFFPELRPFFLEGQDIFEFTSPVQLIHTRTIVDPNVGGKLTGKVGRTTMGFLVADDEAPGKRDDPADPAYGRNAQFIVGRARYDLYRESHLGVVATGREFLDGYSRVGGVDGQFRLGQASRFNFVAVQSAHRNEDGDEKGGPMLGALFEHEGRNLEASAFTAHIYPDFHTDVGFVRRVDQRMVGGEVGYRWWPEHWLINWGPSFEYELGYNHAGVREDELTGAELELQFARNVSLDVGGTRAFERYGGVGFRRNNYNVRTNVSTSRLFSLGGGFNWGDEIFYDVSNPYLGRGSRARVFATVRPSSRLTSQINLSTSRFTDVRPGPHAGEVFNVQILRAFSTLTFTDRLLLRNITEYNSFHGTLALNLLATYRINALTVFYVGYDDHYQQADLIDEERYPFRTLKRKNRALFTKLQILFRY, encoded by the coding sequence ATGTGGACATTCTGCGGTCGTGTTATGGCTGCACTCGCGATTGCCCTCCTCGCCGCCAGCGGCGCGGCGGCGCAGTCGGTGGAGGAGGCGGACGGCTCGGCGTCGTTCGGGCCCAACCGGGTGCTCGCGGACGACACCCGGCCTCCGTCGCTGGATCCGGAATACGGCGCGCTCGCGGACCGTCCGCGCGTCCGGGCGGCGCGGATCGACACCCCGCCCGAGATCGACGGCCGTCTGGACGACGAGGCATGGCTCGAGGCGGCGCTCCTGACGGAGTTCGTGCAGCAGTCGCCCCTCGACGGCGCGCCGGCGACGGAGCGCACCGAGATCTACATCGCTTACGACAGCGACCACATCTACTTCGGTTTCTACCTGCACTACGAGGATCCCGGCATCCTGCGTGCGAACCGGGTGGATCGCGACACGTCGTGGCAGGACGACCTGATGACCATCTACATCGACACGTTCATGGATCAGCAGCGCTGCTACGACTTCGATCTCAATGCTTACAACGTGCAGGGCGACGGGGTCATCAACGCGTCGAACCTGCGTGGCGGGCCGATCCCGATCGCCGACCGGTCGTGGGACACACTCTTCTACAGCGGCGCCGAGATCGTCGACGACGGTTACACGGCGGAGATGGCCATACCCTTCAAGAGCATCCGCTACCCGCAGCAGGCGCCTGGCGTCGAGCACCGCTGGGGCTTTCAGGTCGTTCGCGAGGTGAAGGGGAAGAACCAGGAGAACATCGTCTGGGCGCCTATGTCGCGCGACGTGCAGAGCTTCATGGCGCAGATGGGTGTGCTCGAGGGGATGACCGATCTGTCGACCAGCCGGAACCTGGAAATCCTCCCGACGTTCACCGCCATACAGTACGGCTCTCTCGACGACGCGTCGGGCGACTGGGTGGGCCAGGGAACCAGCCCGGAGGGGGGCGTCAACCTCAAGTACGGCATCACGTCGAACCTCACCGCTGATTTCACCGCAAATCCCGACTTCTCGCAGATCGAGTCGGACGAGGCGCAGATCGACGTCAACCAGCGCTTCCCGCTCTTCTTCCCGGAACTGCGTCCCTTCTTCCTGGAGGGCCAGGACATCTTCGAGTTCACTTCGCCGGTGCAGTTGATCCACACGCGGACCATTGTGGACCCGAACGTGGGAGGCAAGCTGACCGGCAAGGTGGGACGGACGACGATGGGCTTCCTCGTGGCCGACGATGAAGCGCCGGGGAAGCGGGACGACCCGGCGGATCCGGCCTACGGGCGCAACGCGCAGTTCATCGTGGGGCGGGCGCGGTACGACCTCTACCGCGAATCGCACCTCGGAGTCGTGGCGACCGGCCGCGAGTTCCTGGATGGCTACAGTCGGGTCGGTGGTGTCGACGGCCAGTTCCGCCTGGGTCAGGCCAGCCGTTTCAACTTCGTCGCCGTCCAGTCGGCGCACAGGAACGAGGATGGTGATGAGAAGGGCGGCCCGATGCTCGGCGCACTCTTCGAGCACGAGGGCCGCAACCTGGAGGCGTCCGCCTTTACGGCGCACATCTATCCCGACTTCCACACCGACGTCGGGTTCGTTCGGCGGGTCGATCAGCGAATGGTCGGTGGCGAAGTGGGCTACCGATGGTGGCCCGAGCACTGGCTCATCAACTGGGGTCCGTCGTTCGAGTACGAGTTGGGTTACAACCACGCCGGTGTCCGCGAGGACGAGTTGACGGGCGCTGAGCTCGAACTCCAGTTCGCCCGCAACGTAAGCCTGGACGTTGGCGGGACGCGCGCGTTCGAGCGCTACGGCGGCGTCGGCTTCCGGCGGAACAACTACAACGTGCGCACCAATGTCAGTACAAGCCGGCTCTTCTCGCTCGGTGGCGGCTTCAATTGGGGCGACGAGATCTTCTACGACGTCAGCAACCCGTACCTGGGCCGCGGATCGCGCGCGCGAGTGTTCGCCACCGTCCGGCCCAGCTCTCGGCTGACGTCGCAGATCAACCTCAGTACCAGCCGGTTTACGGACGTCCGGCCCGGCCCGCATGCCGGTGAGGTGTTCAACGTGCAGATCCTGCGGGCGTTCAGCACGCTGACCTTCACCGACCGCCTGCTGCTCCGGAACATCACGGAGTACAACTCATTCCACGGCACCCTCGCGCTGAATCTGCTGGCGACCTATCGCATCAACGCGCTGACCGTCTTCTACGTCGGCTACGATGACCACTATCAGCAAGCGGATCTGATCGACGAAGAGCGTTACCCGTTCCGGACGCTGAAGCGGAAGAACCGCGCGCTGTTCACGAAGCTGCAGATTCTGTTCCGGTATTGA
- a CDS encoding PQQ-binding-like beta-propeller repeat protein, giving the protein MVHAARWVVSATLVLAVGPLAWAQEWAGWRGPGRDGIAPATQSLETWPEAFSRAWEVPVGEGYSSPVASGGRVFVHSRNGDREIVTALDLASGAQLWQQDYPAGFVQNTIAPVELRGPFATPAVDGGRLFTLDAGGVLSAWDAASGALEWRNDYSASVSVTDLFCGTAASPLVAGATLFVQIGSDTAGGRVLALDPATGREIWAWGGVGPGYASPIVVDVEGQRQVVTLTESSLVGLNAATGELLWSVPFIDEWHENTVTPVWTGTHLVISGSRQGTHAFTIRRQGNDWQAVPAWSNVGVTMYMTSPVLAGGTLYGHSSTRSGQFVALDAGTGDVRWASEGREGEHASVLMAGDDLLLLTSDAELFVAAPDAEAFTVVRHYDVANGATWAMPVPLPDGLLVRDATSLARLVPANQPPG; this is encoded by the coding sequence ATGGTCCACGCAGCGCGGTGGGTGGTTTCCGCGACGCTCGTGCTGGCGGTCGGCCCGCTGGCGTGGGCCCAGGAATGGGCCGGCTGGCGCGGACCCGGCCGCGACGGCATTGCCCCGGCCACGCAGTCGCTGGAGACCTGGCCCGAGGCGTTCTCCCGCGCCTGGGAAGTCCCGGTCGGCGAGGGTTACTCGTCGCCGGTGGCTTCTGGCGGCAGGGTCTTCGTCCACAGCCGGAACGGCGACCGCGAGATCGTGACCGCCCTCGATCTCGCCAGCGGCGCGCAACTGTGGCAACAGGACTATCCGGCCGGCTTCGTTCAGAACACCATCGCCCCGGTCGAGCTCCGGGGCCCGTTCGCGACGCCGGCAGTCGACGGTGGGCGCCTGTTCACGCTGGACGCCGGCGGGGTGCTGTCGGCCTGGGATGCCGCATCCGGCGCGCTGGAGTGGCGGAACGACTACTCCGCGTCGGTGAGCGTGACGGATCTCTTCTGCGGCACGGCCGCGTCGCCGCTGGTCGCCGGCGCCACGCTGTTCGTCCAAATAGGAAGCGATACCGCGGGAGGCCGCGTGCTCGCGTTGGATCCGGCGACGGGCCGCGAGATCTGGGCGTGGGGCGGCGTTGGGCCCGGGTATGCCTCGCCCATAGTGGTCGACGTCGAGGGTCAGCGCCAGGTAGTCACGCTGACGGAATCGTCGCTCGTCGGCCTCAACGCCGCGACCGGCGAGCTGCTGTGGAGCGTCCCCTTCATCGACGAATGGCACGAGAACACCGTGACCCCGGTCTGGACCGGCACGCACCTGGTGATCTCGGGCTCGCGGCAGGGGACTCACGCGTTCACGATCCGGCGCCAGGGCAATGACTGGCAAGCGGTGCCCGCCTGGAGCAACGTCGGCGTCACGATGTACATGACCTCACCGGTGCTGGCGGGCGGCACGCTCTACGGGCATTCGTCGACCCGGAGCGGCCAGTTCGTCGCCCTCGACGCGGGGACGGGCGACGTACGCTGGGCGAGCGAGGGACGCGAAGGGGAGCATGCTTCCGTTCTGATGGCCGGTGACGATCTCCTGTTGCTGACGAGCGACGCCGAGCTGTTCGTCGCGGCGCCGGACGCCGAAGCATTCACGGTGGTGCGTCACTACGACGTCGCGAATGGCGCAACGTGGGCGATGCCGGTCCCGCTACCCGACGGCCTCCTCGTGCGTGACGCGACCAGCCTTGCGCGCCTCGTTCCGGCCAATCAACCTCCGGGGTGA
- a CDS encoding NAD(P) transhydrogenase subunit alpha, which produces MDVLIPLLTIFMLAVFVGFEIITKVPPLLHTPLMSGSNAISGITIIGALLSVASGHEMARILGFVALVIATINVVGGFLVTNRMLSMFRKKD; this is translated from the coding sequence ATGGACGTTCTCATTCCGCTTCTCACGATCTTCATGCTCGCCGTCTTCGTCGGCTTCGAGATCATCACCAAGGTTCCCCCGCTGTTGCACACGCCGCTGATGTCGGGGAGCAACGCGATCTCCGGCATCACGATCATTGGCGCCCTGCTGTCGGTCGCTTCCGGCCATGAGATGGCGCGGATTCTCGGCTTCGTGGCGCTGGTCATCGCGACGATCAACGTCGTCGGCGGCTTCCTGGTGACCAACCGAATGCTCAGCATGTTCCGCAAGAAGGACTGA
- a CDS encoding Re/Si-specific NAD(P)(+) transhydrogenase subunit alpha, with translation MIVGVPKEAFPGERRVAIVPGVVPALAKASLDVLIEPSAGDEAGFPDAAFTESGARIAASRAQLFADADVVLQVRSPGAAGEAGRAGLEQLRAGQAIIGLSDPLGEPAAAQAVAERGVIAFSMELIPRITRAQSMDALSSMATIAGYKAVLLAAAALPRMFPMMMTAAGTITPAKVFVVGAGVAGLQAIASARRIGARVEAYDVRPVVKEQVESLGASFVELPLETEGAEDAGGYAKAQDESFYRRQRETMARVVAASDVVITTALIPGKTAPTLVTADAVAGMSPGSVVVDLAAERGGNCELTQGDETVVTDNGVTILGPTNLPATVPYHASQMYAKNISTLLLHLVKDGELALDMEDEITAGTLVSRDGAVVHPRIRDLLGTPSPSGE, from the coding sequence ATGATCGTCGGCGTTCCGAAGGAGGCCTTCCCGGGCGAGCGGCGCGTCGCAATCGTTCCGGGAGTCGTCCCCGCGCTCGCGAAGGCGTCGCTAGACGTCCTGATCGAGCCTTCCGCGGGCGACGAGGCAGGCTTCCCGGACGCCGCCTTCACAGAGTCTGGAGCCCGAATCGCGGCGTCGCGCGCGCAACTCTTCGCCGATGCCGATGTCGTGCTGCAAGTACGCAGCCCCGGTGCGGCGGGCGAGGCCGGCCGTGCCGGCCTGGAGCAGCTCCGCGCCGGCCAGGCCATCATCGGGCTGTCGGATCCGCTCGGCGAGCCCGCCGCCGCCCAGGCGGTGGCCGAGCGGGGCGTCATCGCGTTCTCGATGGAGTTGATCCCGCGCATCACGCGGGCGCAGAGCATGGACGCCCTCTCGTCGATGGCGACGATCGCCGGCTACAAGGCGGTGCTGCTCGCCGCCGCGGCGCTTCCCCGGATGTTCCCGATGATGATGACGGCGGCCGGCACCATCACCCCGGCCAAGGTGTTCGTCGTCGGAGCCGGCGTGGCTGGGCTCCAGGCCATCGCGTCGGCCCGCCGCATCGGCGCGCGCGTCGAGGCCTACGACGTCCGTCCCGTCGTCAAGGAACAGGTCGAGAGCCTCGGCGCGTCGTTCGTCGAACTGCCGCTCGAGACCGAGGGCGCCGAAGATGCGGGCGGTTACGCCAAGGCGCAGGACGAGTCGTTCTACCGGCGGCAGCGCGAGACAATGGCGCGCGTCGTGGCGGCAAGCGACGTCGTCATCACGACGGCGCTCATCCCGGGGAAGACGGCGCCGACCCTCGTGACCGCGGACGCGGTGGCGGGCATGTCGCCCGGCTCCGTGGTCGTCGACCTGGCCGCCGAGCGGGGCGGCAACTGCGAGCTGACCCAGGGAGACGAGACGGTGGTGACCGACAACGGGGTGACGATTCTCGGCCCGACGAATCTGCCCGCGACGGTGCCGTACCATGCGTCGCAGATGTACGCGAAGAACATCTCGACCCTCTTGCTTCATCTCGTAAAAGATGGCGAGCTGGCGCTCGATATGGAGGACGAAATCACGGCGGGCACGCTCGTGTCGCGCGACGGAGCGGTGGTGCATCCGCGCATCCGCGACCTGCTCGGCACGCCCTCGCCGTCCGGAGAGTAG
- a CDS encoding DUF2335 domain-containing protein codes for MSRRRTNRQSSKLPAQRTDTESAQPPNRDSEGLERVSEHVSISQSFQGPLPPPGLLAKYNEAFPDCAERIVAMTEQQAAHRHALESRGGTETEAVRLFVASASTSIRRADPTGKSRTSPGTAGPNVASVLELRQGAEATTLRLP; via the coding sequence GTGAGCCGACGACGGACCAACCGCCAATCATCGAAACTGCCCGCGCAGCGGACGGACACTGAATCCGCACAGCCGCCGAATCGGGACTCCGAAGGCCTCGAGCGGGTTTCGGAGCACGTCTCGATCTCTCAGTCGTTCCAAGGCCCCCTTCCGCCTCCTGGATTGCTCGCCAAGTACAACGAGGCTTTTCCTGACTGCGCGGAGCGGATCGTGGCGATGACCGAGCAGCAGGCCGCGCACCGTCACGCACTCGAATCGCGCGGAGGAACGGAAACAGAAGCGGTCCGACTTTTCGTCGCCTCAGCTTCAACTTCCATACGACGCGCCGACCCGACAGGCAAATCGCGAACGTCACCCGGAACGGCGGGACCGAACGTAGCCAGTGTCTTGGAACTGCGACAGGGGGCGGAAGCAACCACGCTGAGACTTCCATGA